In one Mustela lutreola isolate mMusLut2 chromosome 8, mMusLut2.pri, whole genome shotgun sequence genomic region, the following are encoded:
- the KCNA6 gene encoding potassium voltage-gated channel subfamily A member 6 produces the protein MRSEKSLTLAAPGEVRGPEGEQQDAGDFPEAGGGGGCCSSERLVINISGLRFETQLRTLSLFPDTLLGDPGRRVRFFDPLRNEYFFDRNRPSFDAILYYYQSGGRLRRPVNVPLDIFLEEIRFYQLGDEALAAFREDEGCLPEGGEDEKPLPSQPFQRQVWLLFEYPESSGPARGIAIVSVLVILISIVIFCLETLPQFRADGRGGSNGVSRDSPISRGSQEEDEDEDDSYTFHPGIPPGGMVAGGSSSLSTLGGSFFTDPFFLVETLCIVWFTFELLVRFSACPSKPAFFRNIMNIIDLVAIFPYFITLGTELVQQQEQQSASGGGGQNGQQAMSLAILRVIRLVRVFRIFKLSRHSKGLQILGKTLQASMRELGLLIFFLFIGVILFSSAVYFAEADDDDSLFPSIPDAFWWAVVTMTTVGYGDMYPMTVGGKIVGSLCAIAGVLTIALPVPVIVSNFNYFYHRETEQEEQGQYTHVTCGQPTPDLKAADSGLGKPEFSETTRERRPSYLPPPHRAYAEKRMLTEV, from the coding sequence ATGAGGTCGGAGAAATCCCTGACGCTGGCGGCGCCGGGGGAGGTCCGTGGGCCAGAGGGGGAGCAACAGGATGCGGGAGATTTCCCGgaggccggcgggggcgggggctgctgTAGTAGCGAGCGCCTGGTGATCAATATCTCCGGGCTGCGCTTCGAGACGCAACTGCGCACCCTGTCGCTGTTTCCCGACACGCTGCTGGGAGACCCTGGTCGCAGAGTCCGCTTCTTCGACCCCCTGAGGAATGAGTACTTCTTCGACCGCAACCGGCCCAGCTTCGACGCCATTCTCTACTACTACCAGTCTGGGGGCCGCCTGCGGAGGCCGGTCAACGTGCCCCTGGACATCTTCCTAGAGGAGATCCGCTTCTACCAGCTGGGGGATGAGGCCCTGGCGGCCTTCCGGGAGGACGAGGGCTGCCTGCCCGAAGGTGGCGAGGACGAGAAGCCACTGCCCTCCCAGCCCTTTCAGCGCCAGGTCTGGCTTCTCTTCGAGTACCCTGAGAGCTCAGGCCCGGCCAGGGGCATCGCCATCGTCTCCGTGTTGGTCATTCTTATCTCCATCGTCATCTTTTGCTTGGAGACCTTGCCCCAGTTCCGTGCAGATGGTCGAGGTGGAAGCAATGGTGTGAGCAGAGACTCCCCAATTTCCAGGGGTAGTCAAGAGGAAGACGAGGATGAAGATGATTCCTATACCTTTCATCCTGGCATACCCCCAGGGGGCATGGTGGCAGGGGGCTCCTCCTCACTAAGTACTCTTGGGGGCTCCTTCTTTACTGACCCGTTCTTTCTGGTGGAGACCCTGTGTATAGTTTGGTTCACTTTTGAGCTCCTGGTTCGCTTTTCTGCCTGTCCCAGCAAGCCAGCCTTCTTCCGCAACATCATGAACATCATTGACTTGGTGGCCATCTTCCCCTACTTCATCACCCTGGGCACTGAGCTGgtgcagcagcaggagcagcagtcAGCCAGTGGAGGGGGCGGCCAGAATGGGCAGCAGGCCATGTCCCTGGCCATCCTCAGAGTGATCCGCCTGGTCCGGGTGTTCCGCATCTTCAAGCTGTCCCGCCACTCCAAGGGGCTGCAGATCCTGGGCAAGACCTTGCAGGCCTCCATGCGGGAGCTGGGGCTgctcatcttcttcctcttcatcggAGTCATCCTCTTCTCCAGTGCCGTCTACTTCGCAGAGGCTGATGATGATGATTCACTCTTTCCCAGCATCCCAGATGCCTTCTGGTGGGCAGTGGTTACAATGACCACGGTAGGTTATGGAGACATGTACCCCATGACGGTGGGGGGCAAGATCGTGGGCTCGCTGTGTGCCATCGCTGGGGTCCTCACCATCGCCCTGCCTGTGCCCGTCATTGTCTCCAACTTCAACTACTTCTACCAcagggagacagagcaggaggagcAAGGCCAGTATACCCATGTCACTTGTGGGCAGCCTACACCAGACCTGAAGGCAGCCGACAGTGGACTTGGCAAGCCTGAATTCTCCGAGACCACTCGGGAACGGAGACCCAGTTACCTTCCCCCTCCACATCGGGCATATGCAGAGAAAAGGATGCTCACTGAGGTCTGA